The window CCTGTGCGCTGGGGGTAGGGTGGGTAAGACTTAAAAAGCGGCCGGAAACGCTTTGGGCACGCCCTGCATCGGAATATGCAAATCATCTTTCGTCAGCGCGGTAGGGAGGATAAGTTCAATAAAGAGAAGATGGAAGCGTTTTGGGCAGCCTTCTCCTGATAATCGATCGTTCTCCTTGGTTCTCTGTCCAGGTACCTTTACTCAGAAATCGTCGATTTTAAGCAAAATCCGTGACACCGGTTGGTGATTTCCGCGTTCAGGCACAGCGAAATAAAAAATTGGGTCAAGGAAGCCTGAGTACCGCCGATTGATTTCCCTCTCCCCCGGCACTATACTCAAATCAAGTCGCTTAAGAGACAAGTCCCTCTGAAATGCCCGACCCGTCATTTTGAGAATTCTCAAGCGGTTTTTCGGGAATAACAAGCGAAATGATTCAACTATGACCTGGCAGAATAGCGGCGCACATGAGAAATAAAATCGTTCTGTTGCTTCTCTGTTTGCCCCTATTTTCTTTATCCTGTGCCCGGCGGAAGCCTGTCGGCGAGGGAGCGACACTTGTTTTTACTCATGTGACAATTATCAATACTACAGGCGGCCCGAGTCAGCCGGATATGACGGTGTTTATGACTGGCAGCCGCATTACGGATATCTATTCGGCCGGATCTGTCCGCCCTCCCAAAGGAGTCCGGGTAATAGATGCGGAGGGCAAATACTTGATCCCCGGTCTATGGGATATGCATGTCCACTGGTACGATGAGCGATTCCTCTCGCTCTTCATTGCCAATGGCGTCACGGGTGTGCGGCAGATGTTCGGCTTTCCTATTCACCTTGATTGGCGAGAAAGGGCCGCGCGAGGCGAGCTGCTCGCGCCACGCCAAGCCATCGCGAGTGCGATTGTGGACGGTCCGGGGGCTACCTGGGTCAACTCGATCAAAGTCGCAAATGAGACGGACGCGCGCCGAGCGGTACAGAAAATCAAAAGCTCTGGATTCGATTTCGTCAAGGTCTATGCCGGCCTGCCGAGGGATGCCTATTTCGCCATCGCCGATGAATCAGCGAAACAAGGTCTGATTTTTGCCGGACACGTTCCCCATTCGGTGAGCGCGCTTGAGGCCTCCGAGGCCGGCCAAAAGAGCATAGAGCACTTAAGCGGCGTTCTTGAGGCCTGTTCGCCGATCGGAGGCGAAATAACCCGCGGATATATTGAAAACATGGCCGGTGTGAACAATCGAACAGGAATGGATAAAGCCAAGCTGAGAGTGCTGCGCAATCTCTATGAAAGATTGCTGGCCACGTATGACAAGGAGAGGGCTGCCGCGCTATTCGCGAGCTTCGCTAAAAACGGCACATGGCAGTGCCCGACCCTTACCGTGAATCGCTCTTCGGCCTTCGCGGGCGATGCGGAGTTCGGGAATGATCCAAGACTCAAGTACATGCCCCGCGGCATCAGATCCACTTGGCAGCCAGGGAACGATCCTTTGCGAGCCTCTCGAACGGCTGAGGACTATGCCGTCCGAAAACGCCGTTACCAGAAAGAAAGGGAAATGCTCGCAGAGATGCGACGGGCCGGCGTAAGGTTCCTCGCCGGGACGGATACCGGGAACCCGTTCTGTTTTCCCGGATTCAGTCTGCACGATGAGCTGACCCTGATGGTCGAAGCAGGGTTTACCCCCATGGAGGCCCTGCAAGCGGCCACCTTAAACGCTGCGATCTTCCTTGGCCGGGCCGAATCGCTTGGCACGGTCGAGAAAGGGAAGATCGCCGACCTGGTTCTGCTCGAAGCCAACCCCCTTGAAAACATTGAAAACACGAAAAGAATCGCCGCTGTCGTACTCGGCGGCAAACTATTTGAGAAACCGCGACTCGATACGATGCTCGCCGATGCGGAAAAGCTTGCCAATCAGAAGTCAATTGCCGACGTCCTCATGAAGACGATCGAAGAACAGAACGTTGCGACCGCCGTCCGGCAATACAATGAGCTTAGGACCCGGGAACCAGACGCCTATGATTTTCGCGAATCCGAGTTGTGTGGCCTAGGCTACCGTTTGTTGGGTGTTAAGAAGGTCAAAGATGCAATCGAGATCTTTAAGCTAAACGTCGTCGGATATCCTCAGTCCAGCGACGCTTATAGCTGTCTGGGGGAGGCTTATGTGATAGATGCCGATAAAGAGAACGCTATCGCGAACTACAAAAAATCCTTAGATTTGGACCCTCAAAATAAGTATGTGGCCGAGATATTAACGAAACTCGGTAAAAAGGGACCGCATCCCTAAAAAATGGTCCGCCCAAAATGTGAGTTTGCTGGCCGAATATCGCTGGCATCAATCCTCTTGCGAACAGAGGCCTTTGAGCTGATAAAGCAGGGATTTCACGCCGGGAAGGGAAAAAACGGTACTAAAATAACTATAGAAGGCCCGCCACCAAATCGCTCATAATCCGAAGTATACGTGGTTTTCGAGTCGTCTCCTTTTCCACCCCAGTACCGTATTTTCAGCGAAATTCAATTGGATCTGTTTCAGAATTGTGACACGAAGAGCGGTCCGTCTGCACCGTTGAAGCGGAGCTCTTCTGCCACAAATGCACCAAGGTGCGCGACGGAGTCTCGCCTCTATCATTAATCCGTAAAAACCCGCGAAGCGCCACATAGATGCGGCTCTGCTTTCTAAAAAAGCTACCGATGGGATCGATAGAAATGGGGGGCGGGTCAATGCGCAAAATATCGTATGGCGTTGAACACAAAGAAAAAGGAGAGCAAAACGAGAGCGAGGCCGAGCCAATAATATATTTTTCCCAGGGCCCGGATGGGTATGAAATGCTTGAAGCGGAGCATTCCTAAGGCCAGGACGGTCAAATAGCCCCCCAATCCGATCGCGCCGCCGGCGATAAAAACAGCTTTGGAAGCGCCGGTCAATGGATTGGCCAGTCCGAGGTGCTTGGCCAGAACGACGCCGTAAAGCCAGGTCAATATCATTTGAGGATTGGTGACGGCCAATAAAAATCCCGTGAAGTAAGCCCGACGCCGGCGGCGCAACAAAGCGTGTTCGAGCTCCAACTGAGGGGGCTTGCGGCTCTGCCTCAGAGTCACGAAAGCCAAGCCCCACAGGACAACCGCCCCGACAGCATTGAAGGCGGCCATCACCCAACGAACTTGTAGGAACGGGGCCAGTCCGTACAGGGAGATCGCTCCGTACATGACATCGGAAGAAACGGAACCGAGAATGACCATCCCCGCCGACCGCAGGTGGCCGAGAATCGCTCTCTTGGCCACTTCGATTTGTGAGCCCCCGACGGGGATGGCGGTCAGGAAGCCCAGGCCAATGGCCAAAATGAAGAGGAAGACCATCCTCATCATGCGTTCACTAAGGCGAACCGGTGGGGGTTTGGCTCGGTCAAAGTTCCCAAATAGGCGTTGATCCGCCCGGCCAAGATTTCAACGTCCATTTGCTCGAAGCAGCGGACCGTCCGGCAAGTCTTCAACATTTTATCCAAGCAGGTGATGTTGCGGCACGGGCTCCCGGAGGAATAGCACCAGGACGGCGCGTCCTGATGGGCCGGCAGATAGCCCGATTGAAGGGAGTCGTATCCAGACATCCGGGCCGGAGTGGCGCCGAAAATGGACAGGATTGCCGTCCGGTTCCGGAAAACGAAGCGATTCGTTCGGGAATATTTCCGGGCGGCGGCCACATGGAGCGGGCCGGTATCTCCGGAAACGAAGACATCGGACAAATCGATGAGAGCCGCATAGGCATCCAAAGGGAGCGCGGCGGGAACAATCCGGATCCGGGCTCGCAGGGGCGGCGCGAGGGCTTCTTTAAGTCGCAGCCCGATCCCTGCGTCGGTGTGGCCTTCTCCCAGAAGAACCGTAGCGTTTGACTTGACCATCCGGCTCAATAAGGCGGCTTGCTTATCGAATGGAATTCGAGTGAACCGGAAAGCTTCGTCAGGGTTGAAAAAGACCACCGCCCGATCGTCGGAGAGGCCCATTTCATAGGCCAAGTGTCCGGCTCGGTCTAGGGCCGAATCGGACAGCGTCACCCGGACACCATGGGCGTCA is drawn from Candidatus Aminicenantes bacterium and contains these coding sequences:
- a CDS encoding amidohydrolase family protein, with protein sequence MRNKIVLLLLCLPLFSLSCARRKPVGEGATLVFTHVTIINTTGGPSQPDMTVFMTGSRITDIYSAGSVRPPKGVRVIDAEGKYLIPGLWDMHVHWYDERFLSLFIANGVTGVRQMFGFPIHLDWRERAARGELLAPRQAIASAIVDGPGATWVNSIKVANETDARRAVQKIKSSGFDFVKVYAGLPRDAYFAIADESAKQGLIFAGHVPHSVSALEASEAGQKSIEHLSGVLEACSPIGGEITRGYIENMAGVNNRTGMDKAKLRVLRNLYERLLATYDKERAAALFASFAKNGTWQCPTLTVNRSSAFAGDAEFGNDPRLKYMPRGIRSTWQPGNDPLRASRTAEDYAVRKRRYQKEREMLAEMRRAGVRFLAGTDTGNPFCFPGFSLHDELTLMVEAGFTPMEALQAATLNAAIFLGRAESLGTVEKGKIADLVLLEANPLENIENTKRIAAVVLGGKLFEKPRLDTMLADAEKLANQKSIADVLMKTIEEQNVATAVRQYNELRTREPDAYDFRESELCGLGYRLLGVKKVKDAIEIFKLNVVGYPQSSDAYSCLGEAYVIDADKENAIANYKKSLDLDPQNKYVAEILTKLGKKGPHP
- a CDS encoding LysE family transporter, with amino-acid sequence MRMVFLFILAIGLGFLTAIPVGGSQIEVAKRAILGHLRSAGMVILGSVSSDVMYGAISLYGLAPFLQVRWVMAAFNAVGAVVLWGLAFVTLRQSRKPPQLELEHALLRRRRRAYFTGFLLAVTNPQMILTWLYGVVLAKHLGLANPLTGASKAVFIAGGAIGLGGYLTVLALGMLRFKHFIPIRALGKIYYWLGLALVLLSFFFVFNAIRYFAH